Proteins co-encoded in one Rhodococcus sp. PAMC28707 genomic window:
- a CDS encoding integrase core domain-containing protein translates to MEQPDTRDRALRHAHSQAHTAQHDSRSRTQPIGEFRLNATAPPLRKARHYRIKPYTLKYNGRVERYNRFLTEELLYSREYTSEQQRRNAAEIWNIDYNHH, encoded by the coding sequence GTGGAACAACCCGACACCCGAGATCGGGCACTCCGCCACGCCCATAGCCAAGCCCACACTGCGCAACATGATTCAAGGTCACGCACTCAGCCCATCGGTGAATTCAGGCTAAACGCCACCGCACCGCCACTGCGAAAAGCTCGGCACTACCGCATCAAGCCGTACACACTGAAATACAACGGGAGAGTCGAACGCTACAACCGCTTCCTCACCGAAGAACTGCTCTACTCCCGCGAGTACACCAGCGAACAGCAACGGCGCAACGCCGCCGAAATCTGGAACATCGACTACAACCACCATTGA
- a CDS encoding IS1380 family transposase: protein MQLSHTRPVAAASFDDPNLVSAVGLVPVMALAHRSGLHALVDEHLSVPTDKGANAGRKIGALVAGMVAGADSISNMAILRHGAMHILFERPYAPSTLGSFLRQFRFGHVRQLDAVASRLLQALTERTPLLAGIGTGPVMIDIDDSIIEVHGHGKQGSGYGYSGVRGLNSLITTVTTETAAPVITAQRLRKGACGSARGAARMIADTLTTLDRLRTNAAAGDTGNPGAPPKPLLRADSAYFGYPSIGAAIRGGADVSITTGLNSVIKTAISSIDDGAWTPIRYTNALYDDTTAQWISVAEVAEIPFTAFASQKKAHHVPGRLVVRRIPDLRPKKDQGQGELFDVWRFHAFFTTTDPADLDTVAADQTHRRHAVIEQVHADLKNSALAHMPSGHFNANAAWLVCAVMAFNLTRAAATLTGEDKLAKATTGTIRRTLISVPARIASSARKITLHLPEKWPWEASWTALFDSMFGRNAYILA from the coding sequence ATGCAACTATCGCACACCCGACCTGTCGCTGCCGCATCCTTCGACGACCCCAATCTGGTGTCCGCGGTCGGGTTGGTTCCAGTGATGGCGCTGGCTCACAGGTCAGGGCTGCACGCCCTGGTCGATGAGCATCTGAGCGTGCCGACGGACAAAGGCGCGAACGCCGGCCGCAAGATCGGAGCCCTCGTCGCGGGCATGGTCGCGGGTGCGGACAGCATCTCCAACATGGCGATCCTGCGGCACGGGGCGATGCACATCCTGTTCGAGCGGCCCTACGCACCCTCGACGTTGGGATCGTTTCTTCGCCAGTTCCGGTTCGGGCACGTCCGACAGCTCGACGCCGTCGCCTCCCGGCTACTGCAGGCTCTCACTGAGCGCACCCCGCTGCTGGCAGGTATCGGCACCGGCCCGGTGATGATCGACATCGACGACTCCATCATCGAAGTCCACGGACACGGCAAACAAGGCTCCGGCTACGGCTACTCCGGCGTCCGCGGCCTCAACTCCCTGATCACCACCGTCACCACCGAGACCGCGGCGCCGGTCATCACCGCCCAACGGCTCCGCAAAGGTGCCTGCGGGTCCGCCCGCGGAGCAGCACGCATGATCGCCGACACCCTCACCACCCTCGACCGACTCCGCACGAATGCAGCGGCCGGCGACACCGGCAACCCCGGGGCACCACCGAAGCCGTTGCTGCGGGCCGATTCGGCGTATTTCGGATACCCGAGCATCGGCGCAGCGATCCGAGGCGGGGCGGACGTTTCGATCACCACTGGACTGAACTCGGTGATCAAGACCGCAATCAGCTCGATCGACGACGGCGCCTGGACACCGATCCGATACACCAACGCCCTCTACGACGACACCACCGCGCAGTGGATCTCCGTCGCGGAAGTCGCCGAGATACCGTTCACCGCGTTCGCCTCCCAGAAGAAAGCTCATCACGTTCCCGGCCGGCTCGTCGTGCGCCGCATCCCCGATCTACGCCCGAAGAAAGACCAGGGCCAAGGCGAGTTGTTCGACGTGTGGCGCTTCCACGCTTTCTTCACCACCACCGACCCTGCCGACCTCGATACCGTCGCCGCCGACCAAACCCATCGCCGGCACGCGGTCATCGAACAGGTCCACGCCGACCTGAAGAACTCCGCCCTCGCCCACATGCCCTCAGGTCACTTCAACGCCAACGCCGCTTGGCTGGTCTGCGCGGTGATGGCGTTCAATCTCACCCGCGCCGCCGCGACATTGACCGGCGAAGACAAGCTCGCGAAAGCTACGACCGGGACCATCCGGCGCACGCTGATCTCGGTGCCCGCACGGATCGCCTCCTCGGCCCGGAAAATCACCCTGCACCTACCGGAGAAGTGGCCCTGGGAAGCAAGCTGGACTGCGTTGTTCGACAGCATGTTCGGCCGCAACGCTTACATCCTCGCCTAA
- a CDS encoding IS110 family transposase, with protein sequence MTPKRTPPRIYCGVDTHADTHHAAVITDTGILIESRQFDTTTDGYRELHTWILGHGAPIAVGIEGTASYGAGLTRHLRSRAVAVVEVPRPNRKLRRNVGKSDPIDAEAAARAVLARNQLSEPKHGDGPIEAIRALRVARSSAVKAATASMNAVRSMIVTAPETLRTHLRGRTTTALLDACIALEPDLGALTDPTNATIVALRSLAGRCRELRREAKELKKYLTALVKQSAPRTSEILGLGPDTAAALLITVGDNPDRLRSESSFAHLCGVAPIPASLGKTTRHRLHRGGDRRANQALHTAVVVRLKYSDEARAYANRRTAEGKSMPEILRCQKRYLAREVFSALRADYSALTA encoded by the coding sequence GTGACACCGAAACGCACACCACCACGCATCTACTGCGGCGTCGACACCCACGCCGACACCCATCACGCCGCCGTCATCACCGACACCGGAATCCTCATCGAAAGTCGCCAATTCGACACCACCACAGATGGATACCGCGAGCTACACACATGGATCCTCGGCCACGGAGCGCCCATCGCCGTCGGCATCGAAGGCACTGCCTCCTACGGCGCCGGCCTCACCCGGCATCTCCGCTCCCGCGCCGTCGCGGTCGTGGAAGTTCCGCGCCCGAACCGCAAACTCCGCCGCAACGTCGGCAAAAGCGACCCGATCGACGCAGAAGCAGCAGCCCGCGCCGTCCTGGCCCGCAACCAACTCTCCGAACCCAAACACGGCGACGGACCCATCGAGGCAATCCGAGCACTGCGCGTCGCGAGATCGAGCGCAGTCAAAGCCGCCACCGCATCGATGAACGCCGTCCGATCGATGATCGTCACCGCACCAGAAACACTGCGCACCCACCTGCGCGGACGCACCACCACAGCACTGCTCGATGCGTGCATCGCACTCGAACCCGACCTCGGCGCTCTCACCGACCCGACAAACGCCACCATCGTCGCACTCCGCTCGCTCGCCGGGCGGTGCCGCGAATTGCGCAGAGAAGCAAAAGAACTCAAGAAATACCTCACAGCACTCGTCAAGCAGAGCGCACCACGAACTTCGGAAATCCTGGGACTAGGACCCGACACCGCAGCCGCGCTACTGATCACCGTCGGCGACAACCCCGACCGGCTACGGTCGGAATCGTCGTTCGCTCACCTGTGCGGAGTAGCGCCGATCCCCGCGTCGTTGGGCAAGACCACACGGCACCGGCTACATCGCGGCGGCGACCGACGCGCCAACCAAGCCCTACACACCGCCGTCGTCGTCCGCCTCAAATACAGCGACGAGGCACGCGCCTACGCCAATCGCCGCACAGCAGAAGGGAAATCGATGCCCGAGATCCTCCGATGCCAAAAACGCTACCTCGCGCGTGAGGTGTTCAGCGCACTGCGCGCAGATTACAGTGCGCTGACTGCTTGA
- a CDS encoding IS3 family transposase: MSPADKRRAVDMLVTTMSMSKRLACKAVGLARSTYARTPIAQTPADPDATLRAALRKYAGTHPVHGFRRAWAHLRYDVGMTVNKKKVHRLWKEEGLQVRIYHPRKRAGISSCPQIEADAPKVVWAMDFQFDSTVDGKAIKIASMIDEHTRLSVLNIVERSITAQRLTEELVRRSRCGEGRLKCCEWTTGRSSFPLYCNSSAGTGSVSPTSRRAHHGTTDTSNLSTTDYERNASTAITGPACSKRGS; encoded by the coding sequence TTGAGCCCAGCTGACAAGCGCCGCGCCGTCGACATGCTCGTGACCACGATGAGCATGTCGAAACGACTGGCGTGCAAAGCAGTTGGGCTCGCCCGATCCACCTACGCCCGGACTCCGATCGCGCAGACACCCGCCGACCCTGACGCCACACTCAGAGCCGCACTCCGCAAATATGCAGGCACGCATCCAGTGCACGGTTTTCGTCGCGCCTGGGCGCATCTGAGGTACGACGTAGGCATGACGGTGAACAAAAAGAAGGTTCACCGACTCTGGAAGGAAGAGGGCCTGCAGGTTCGGATCTACCATCCCCGCAAACGCGCCGGCATCAGCTCGTGCCCGCAGATCGAAGCCGACGCCCCGAAAGTGGTGTGGGCTATGGATTTCCAGTTCGACTCGACCGTCGATGGGAAGGCCATCAAGATTGCGTCGATGATCGACGAACACACCAGACTGTCGGTGCTCAACATCGTGGAGCGCTCGATCACCGCCCAGCGGCTGACCGAGGAGTTGGTAAGGCGTTCGCGCTGTGGGGAGGGCCGCCTCAAGTGCTGCGAATGGACAACGGGCCGGAGTTCATTTCCTCTGTACTGCAACAGTTCTGCCGGGACAGGATCGGTATCGCCTACATCCCGCCGGGCACACCATGGAACAACGGACACATCGAATCTTTCAACAACCGACTACGAAAGGAATGCCTCAACCGCAATCACTGGACCAGCCTGCTCGAAGCGAGGGTCGTGA
- a CDS encoding type I restriction enzyme HsdR N-terminal domain-containing protein, producing the protein MRFDSTAVVEQLVGKFASSVDQYTATHGHYLEADARSEFIDPFLRALGWDVENLQALIPSQREVVREQSLPQEVGASKRPDYTLRASGISKLYVEAKKPSVNILTDMESIRQTRAYGWTKQHPIAVLTNFRHIRIFSTVVPISLSDISTTALLFECEYLDLATNLGKIASLIGRSAVNETGWEAQFGTPLATAPLAADKRFIEQFNGWRLQVGHDLVTNSAAMTEDEVNDAAQRILNRLVFVRMCEDRGIEGEGVLREAFNGTITDVVELFKRLNDRYNTGIFRTAALANDPVVLINAATLKAIVENLYAPFSPFSFAVLDADFLGLVYESSLAEHLSIRTTEGKRTVRLNKKREYANRDVVTTPQELVDSTVRAAIDEVDVSLPKTLDFAVGSGRFLLSVFNVLVEREVLRRTNLPGKPGLLKIGKDTYRLSFAEKCALLAEHLFGIDIDFHAVEVARFSLLVRLLEDEVRDTLPSRRGGILPDLAVNIAHGNTLVRKMPANALSGAEEVTRPLDLAQVGLPTAFDLIVGNPPYVSTENMRKLDRLEFEYAKQNYVTAHQQFDKYFLFVEFAVDHLLPGGVLGVVIANKWMTVEAAAKLRAMLRTKVAVRRLTNFRHVQVFVDKEIYVCSLVAKRAEALDFEYAEPDSMSHHADGASTHRTLKYQLLPAEDHAAWVLPANTNEEHVLVLIQRNSIPLKDIVHVRNGVQTSLNRIYLIKESSLLDGIVEFAFAGELWHIEEAITRPYLDDSTRLRSHFEVKADARIIYPYRKTTLAQNRSGFEVIPESVMHASYPLADKFLKAHRSDIEGRGDVSARERKKAFYVYGRTQAIGYADLAPKIVYTVNQRGEKYGLDTTGIAFQSGGTAGEVAIYPRDLGYSLDFVLALLDQPAIEFFLRKRGSPFLGGYYARGSAVMNDVPVPKLDFANESDVEFHDKVSELMVELRKLHAKTATTSERRMTQHQARIDSAAHEVEALFQDRWGLSANTVAKLKA; encoded by the coding sequence ATGAGGTTCGATAGCACTGCGGTCGTCGAGCAGTTGGTTGGAAAGTTTGCGTCTAGCGTTGACCAGTACACGGCCACCCACGGACACTATCTTGAGGCGGATGCACGGAGTGAGTTCATCGACCCGTTCCTTCGGGCTCTCGGTTGGGATGTCGAGAACCTCCAAGCACTAATTCCATCTCAACGAGAAGTTGTCCGCGAGCAAAGTCTGCCGCAGGAGGTTGGCGCCAGTAAACGGCCCGATTACACCCTCCGGGCAAGCGGAATCAGCAAGTTGTATGTGGAGGCAAAAAAGCCGTCGGTCAACATACTTACCGACATGGAGTCGATTCGGCAGACGCGAGCGTACGGCTGGACCAAGCAGCACCCCATCGCCGTGCTTACCAACTTTCGACATATCCGCATCTTTAGCACTGTTGTGCCAATCAGCCTCAGCGATATTTCGACGACAGCACTACTTTTCGAGTGCGAGTACCTGGACCTGGCCACGAACCTCGGAAAGATCGCAAGCTTGATCGGCCGCAGCGCAGTCAATGAGACCGGCTGGGAGGCGCAGTTCGGCACGCCACTCGCCACAGCACCACTCGCAGCGGACAAACGATTCATCGAGCAATTTAACGGGTGGCGGCTTCAAGTGGGCCACGACCTCGTAACCAACAGTGCGGCGATGACAGAGGACGAGGTCAACGACGCAGCACAGCGGATCCTCAACCGGCTAGTGTTCGTCCGGATGTGCGAGGACCGCGGCATCGAGGGTGAAGGCGTACTACGCGAAGCATTCAATGGAACAATTACTGACGTCGTCGAACTCTTCAAGCGGCTGAACGACCGTTACAACACCGGCATCTTCCGTACCGCCGCCCTAGCCAACGACCCCGTGGTCCTGATAAATGCCGCCACGCTCAAAGCAATCGTCGAGAACCTCTACGCGCCCTTCTCCCCATTCTCATTCGCCGTACTCGACGCTGACTTCCTGGGGCTCGTCTATGAATCGTCGCTCGCCGAGCACCTGAGCATCCGAACCACAGAAGGTAAGCGAACCGTTCGCCTCAACAAAAAGCGCGAATACGCGAATCGCGACGTAGTGACGACGCCGCAAGAACTCGTCGACAGCACTGTGCGCGCCGCGATCGATGAAGTGGACGTCAGCCTTCCAAAGACCCTTGACTTCGCAGTCGGATCGGGACGCTTTTTACTGTCCGTGTTCAACGTTCTCGTCGAGCGTGAGGTCCTGCGCAGAACCAACCTCCCTGGGAAGCCAGGTCTATTAAAGATCGGCAAAGATACCTACCGGCTGTCCTTCGCGGAGAAATGCGCCCTGCTCGCAGAACACCTTTTCGGAATAGACATTGACTTCCACGCCGTCGAAGTTGCCCGGTTCAGTCTGCTGGTCCGCCTCCTCGAAGATGAGGTCCGCGACACTCTCCCCTCTCGCCGGGGTGGCATTCTGCCCGACCTCGCCGTGAACATCGCCCACGGCAATACCCTAGTCCGAAAGATGCCTGCAAATGCTCTCTCAGGAGCCGAAGAAGTTACACGGCCCCTCGACCTCGCACAGGTAGGGCTTCCGACTGCCTTCGACCTCATCGTCGGCAACCCGCCGTACGTCAGCACCGAGAATATGCGCAAGCTTGACAGACTCGAATTCGAGTACGCCAAGCAAAATTACGTCACCGCCCACCAGCAATTCGACAAGTACTTCCTGTTCGTCGAGTTCGCCGTGGATCACCTTCTCCCGGGAGGCGTACTCGGCGTAGTCATCGCAAACAAGTGGATGACCGTCGAGGCGGCAGCTAAACTCCGGGCAATGCTGCGCACAAAAGTAGCGGTTCGACGCCTGACCAACTTTCGCCACGTGCAGGTGTTCGTAGACAAGGAAATCTACGTCTGCTCGCTGGTCGCCAAGCGAGCCGAGGCGTTGGACTTCGAGTATGCCGAGCCGGACTCCATGAGTCACCACGCCGACGGCGCGAGTACGCACCGCACACTGAAATATCAGCTACTCCCCGCGGAAGATCACGCCGCATGGGTTTTGCCCGCCAATACCAACGAAGAGCACGTACTTGTACTCATTCAACGCAATTCAATCCCGTTGAAGGACATCGTTCACGTACGAAACGGCGTCCAAACGAGCCTCAACCGCATCTACCTGATTAAAGAATCCTCCCTTCTGGACGGCATCGTCGAGTTCGCTTTCGCCGGCGAGCTATGGCACATTGAGGAAGCAATCACCAGGCCATATTTGGATGACTCCACCAGGCTGCGTTCTCACTTTGAAGTGAAGGCTGACGCACGCATTATCTACCCATATCGCAAGACTACGTTGGCACAAAACCGTTCCGGGTTCGAAGTGATCCCTGAGTCCGTAATGCACGCGAGTTATCCTCTTGCCGACAAGTTTTTGAAGGCACACAGAAGCGACATCGAAGGCCGTGGAGACGTCTCCGCGCGCGAGCGCAAAAAAGCGTTCTACGTCTACGGACGTACTCAGGCGATCGGTTACGCCGACCTTGCTCCGAAGATCGTCTACACGGTGAATCAGCGCGGGGAGAAATACGGACTTGACACTACGGGTATCGCCTTTCAGTCCGGCGGAACCGCTGGCGAGGTCGCCATATACCCTCGGGACCTTGGTTATTCATTAGATTTTGTACTCGCACTGCTCGATCAGCCTGCAATCGAGTTCTTCTTGCGCAAGCGGGGCAGCCCGTTCCTCGGCGGGTACTACGCCCGTGGTTCTGCGGTCATGAACGATGTACCTGTTCCGAAGCTCGACTTCGCCAATGAGTCTGACGTCGAGTTTCACGATAAGGTGTCCGAGTTGATGGTCGAGCTCCGAAAGCTGCATGCCAAGACTGCCACGACGTCAGAGCGTCGCATGACCCAGCATCAAGCTCGCATCGACTCGGCAGCTCACGAGGTCGAGGCCCTCTTCCAGGACCGGTGGGGCCTGTCAGCGAACACTGTGGCGAAATTGAAAGCCTGA
- a CDS encoding N-6 DNA methylase, producing MKFKSEQSYDKLRGGYYTPDHVARYLTRWALADGATSVLEPSCGDGAFLKAVVELDQPPATVHGVELDPSEAAKAQKVLGRPSKARKVFAMDFLSYAQMPGRSRYDAAVGNPPFIRYQFLEPETQILARDLYARHGLPFTKHLNAWAPFVVNSLDLTAPGGRIAMVIPAELLNVIHAGGLRLFLLQQCAKVLLIDPQELIFDAALQGTVLLMATKRSEETDGCGLAVEHEPTNDFLDRDPGARFDAARFIQTPPTTTKWMSSLLTAEEQETLARVRALPAVHRFDEVATVSVGIVTGANKFFLVPDSVVKEFDLYQYVKPMFGRSYHVPGVIYDTTTHAANTSKGLATNFLHFGSTTFDDLPSGAQRYIQKGEAEELHLRYKCRIRDPWYDVPSVRSATMSLLKRCHEAPRLISNTMNAYTTDTAYRVASEYPPEVLAVGFFNSLTALTAEMSGRAYGGGVLELVPSEIRSLAVPVIDIQPDVLRQLDRRFRDGDSVEQIFRAQDETVLGQAGVSSDDIRVIQNARLRLMNRRLREVTTA from the coding sequence ATGAAGTTCAAGAGCGAGCAGTCCTACGACAAACTGCGGGGCGGGTACTACACGCCCGACCATGTCGCCCGGTACCTGACACGGTGGGCTTTGGCCGACGGTGCCACCTCGGTTCTAGAACCTAGCTGCGGCGACGGTGCATTCCTCAAAGCCGTCGTGGAGCTCGACCAGCCACCCGCCACTGTCCATGGTGTCGAACTCGACCCATCAGAGGCAGCCAAAGCGCAGAAAGTCCTTGGTCGCCCCAGTAAAGCACGTAAAGTCTTCGCAATGGACTTTCTGTCCTACGCGCAGATGCCAGGACGTTCGCGATATGACGCAGCAGTCGGCAACCCGCCGTTCATCCGCTACCAGTTTCTCGAACCCGAAACACAGATCCTGGCGCGCGACTTGTATGCACGTCACGGACTCCCCTTCACTAAGCACCTCAACGCGTGGGCTCCATTCGTCGTCAACAGTCTCGACCTCACGGCTCCCGGCGGCCGAATCGCAATGGTCATCCCAGCCGAGCTGTTGAACGTCATACACGCCGGCGGTCTTCGGTTATTCCTGCTCCAGCAATGCGCCAAAGTACTCCTGATCGATCCTCAAGAACTGATCTTCGACGCGGCACTCCAAGGCACCGTCCTGCTGATGGCGACAAAGCGCTCTGAGGAGACGGATGGCTGCGGACTAGCCGTTGAGCATGAGCCAACCAACGATTTTCTCGACCGCGACCCCGGTGCTAGGTTCGATGCAGCACGCTTCATCCAGACTCCTCCTACAACCACGAAGTGGATGTCGTCGCTGCTCACCGCTGAGGAGCAAGAGACTCTTGCTCGGGTGCGCGCCCTGCCGGCTGTGCACAGATTCGACGAGGTCGCCACGGTCAGTGTCGGAATTGTTACCGGAGCAAACAAGTTCTTTCTCGTGCCAGACTCAGTGGTCAAGGAGTTCGACCTCTACCAGTACGTCAAGCCGATGTTCGGTCGCAGCTATCACGTGCCGGGTGTTATTTATGACACCACCACCCACGCTGCTAACACAAGCAAAGGACTCGCTACAAACTTCTTGCACTTCGGTTCAACTACCTTTGATGATCTGCCAAGTGGGGCTCAGAGGTATATCCAGAAGGGCGAAGCAGAGGAACTGCACCTGCGGTACAAGTGCCGCATCCGCGACCCCTGGTACGACGTACCCTCAGTACGGTCCGCCACCATGAGTCTGTTGAAACGGTGCCACGAGGCGCCGCGCCTCATCAGCAATACAATGAACGCTTACACGACCGATACGGCCTACCGTGTCGCGAGTGAATACCCACCCGAGGTACTAGCCGTTGGATTCTTCAACTCTTTGACCGCATTGACCGCTGAGATGTCCGGCCGCGCGTACGGCGGTGGGGTGCTCGAACTCGTGCCATCCGAGATCAGGTCGTTGGCGGTTCCAGTCATCGACATACAACCTGATGTGCTCCGACAACTCGATCGACGCTTCCGCGATGGCGACAGCGTGGAACAGATATTCAGGGCCCAGGACGAAACCGTACTCGGGCAAGCAGGTGTCTCGAGCGACGACATACGCGTCATCCAAAACGCTCGTCTGCGTCTGATGAACCGTCGACTCCGCGAGGTGACTACCGCATGA
- a CDS encoding IS3 family transposase: MRRSTAHRRRAHRTRQVAQAGLRAGERHRVPEKSVRVLRSQSTKVELYTLMAAEYANSAVHRMARLLEVSTSGFYKNQGRSVTTRLAEREQRRADLEIKILAIHQESKGVYGAPRITAELHDRGEVITEKTVAKIMRSLGVVGISPRTFKVRTTVVDPFASFPDDLVQRRFDQGELDAVWTSDITYLTCGEGDMYLCAIKDEHSKKVLGWAVADHMRTELVVEALEMAVAERGGDVAGTIMHSDRGSQYTAGIMKQACERYGLRRSMGETGQCWDNAGAESLWSTFKHEYYYRHTFVHATELVAAVDNWMNFYNTRRRHSTIGMLSPTTYEQSLIAPIMAA, from the coding sequence ATCCGGCGATCAACCGCTCACCGCCGCCGAGCGCACCGAACTCGCCAGGTTGCGCAAGCAGGTCTCCGAGCAGGAGAAAGACATCGCGTTCCTGAAAAAAGCGTCCGCGTACTTCGCAGCCAATCAACAAAAGTAGAGCTCTACACGTTGATGGCCGCGGAGTACGCGAACTCCGCAGTTCACCGGATGGCGCGCCTGCTCGAGGTGTCGACCTCCGGCTTCTACAAGAACCAAGGACGCAGTGTGACAACCCGATTGGCAGAGCGAGAGCAGCGTAGAGCCGATCTGGAGATCAAGATCCTCGCGATCCACCAGGAGTCGAAAGGCGTGTACGGGGCACCGCGCATCACCGCCGAACTCCACGACCGAGGCGAGGTGATCACCGAGAAAACTGTCGCCAAGATCATGCGATCGCTCGGTGTCGTCGGCATCAGTCCGCGCACGTTCAAGGTCCGCACCACCGTGGTCGATCCGTTCGCCTCGTTCCCTGATGATCTGGTCCAGCGCCGTTTCGATCAGGGTGAACTCGATGCGGTGTGGACTTCGGACATAACGTATCTGACCTGCGGGGAGGGGGATATGTACCTGTGCGCGATCAAGGACGAGCACTCGAAGAAGGTTCTCGGATGGGCCGTGGCCGATCACATGCGCACCGAGCTGGTTGTCGAAGCGTTGGAGATGGCGGTCGCCGAACGTGGCGGCGATGTTGCGGGCACAATCATGCACTCGGACAGAGGATCTCAATACACAGCTGGCATCATGAAGCAGGCGTGTGAACGATACGGGTTGCGGCGTTCGATGGGTGAAACCGGTCAATGCTGGGACAACGCCGGCGCCGAAAGTCTGTGGTCGACGTTCAAGCACGAGTACTACTACCGGCACACCTTCGTTCATGCCACTGAATTGGTTGCTGCAGTTGACAACTGGATGAACTTCTACAACACTCGCCGTAGGCACTCCACGATCGGGATGCTCAGCCCCACCACGTACGAACAGTCACTGATCGCGCCCATCATGGCCGCGTGA
- a CDS encoding transposase, with protein sequence MDTKIARPRVLLEVCPHVPQTQVVHDRVQGRGRPPGGKDSGRTIAEVAREQVINEALHGRWVANERRRMDAATATGDEPLTAAERTELSRLRKQVAE encoded by the coding sequence GTGGACACCAAGATAGCGAGACCACGGGTTCTGCTGGAAGTATGTCCTCATGTCCCGCAAACGCAGGTCGTTCACGACCGAGTACAAGGTCGAGGCCGCCCACCCGGGGGGAAAGATTCCGGCCGGACAATCGCCGAAGTCGCCCGTGAACAGGTCATCAACGAAGCACTGCATGGGCGTTGGGTCGCCAATGAGCGCCGACGTATGGACGCCGCAACTGCCACCGGCGACGAACCGTTGACTGCTGCCGAGCGCACCGAACTTTCCCGTCTCCGCAAGCAGGTCGCTGAGTAG